A stretch of Gossypium hirsutum isolate 1008001.06 chromosome A06, Gossypium_hirsutum_v2.1, whole genome shotgun sequence DNA encodes these proteins:
- the LOC107951092 gene encoding protein TIFY 10A, with protein sequence MNMSCSPEFLVQKPTRSPEKTSFTQTCNLLSQYLKEKGSFGDLSLGMTCNDEANETPEMLRPTMNLFPVNEKSGDDCLAAPPPRKLRSMDLFPNQAAFSSPKDDALKSTMNKLGSSVEPQTAQMTIFYGGQVIVFNDFPADKAKEIMLLAGKGSSQSNSFNTNPPHINAPFTSTIATSPIESGIGVPPTPNFSTTVTQECIRSAQRSIPGDLPIARRASLHRFLEKRKDRMTTRAPYEISNSTASSSKPGDDKSWLGLAAQSP encoded by the exons ATGAATATGTCGTGTTCACCGGAATTTTTGGTTCAGAAACCGACGAGGTCACCGGAGAAGACAAGCTTTACCCAAACTTGTAACTTGTTGAGTCAGTACTTGAAGGAGAAAGGTAGCTTTGGAGATCTAAGTCTGGGTATGACATGCAACGATGAAGCTAATG AGACTCCCGAGATGCTGCGTCCCACCATGAATTTGTTTCCTGTCAATGAGAAATCCGGTGATGATTGCCTTGCGGCGCCTCCTCCTCGGAAACTGAGATCCATGGATTTGTTCCCTAATCAAGCTGCTTTTTCATCACCTAAAGATGATGCTCTGAAAAGCACCATGAACAAATTGGGTTCTTCAGTGGAGCCTCAAACTGCACAGATGACCATCTTTTATGGTGGACAAGTGATTGTGTTCAACGATTTCCCGGCCGACAAAGCTAAGGAGATCATGCTTTTAGCTGGCAAAGGCAGCTCTCAAAGCAATAGCTTCAACACCAATCCTCCCCACATCAATGCCCCCTTTACTTCTACCATAGCAACAAGTCCAATTGAGTCCGGTATCGGGGTTCCTCCTACCCCTAATTTCAGCACCACGGTAACTCAAGAATGCATACGATCTGCTCAGCGATCCATTCCCGGCG ATCTACCAATTGCAAGGAGAGCTTCACTCCACCGGTTCCTTGAGAAGAGAAAGGATAG GATGACCACGAGGGCACCATACGAGATAAGTAACTCCACAGCATCTTCATCCAAGCCAGGCGACGACAAGTCATGGCTCGGTTTGGCTGCTCAATCTCCGTAG